The window GCATGCCTAGCGCCTACTCGTCGCAGGGCAGCATCGATGATAGCCGCGAGCTTGCAGCCAACCTTGGCATCCGTTTTGAAGTGTTGCCGATAAGCAGCATCTTTAATGCATTTCGTGAAACACTCAAGCCCCTGTTTGCTGGACGTCCGGAAGATGTGACCGAAGAGAATATTCAGGCTCGCATCCGTGGAAACCTGCTGATGGCTCTCTCCAATAAATTTGGATCGCTGGTGCTGAGCACGGGAAACAAGTCTGAGATCGCGGTAGGATACTGCACGCTCTACGGAGATATGGCCGGCGGTCTGGACGTTCTCGCCGACGTCCCCAAGACGATGGTGTATCGTCTCTCTCATTACGTTAACTCGCGCCGTTTGGTCATCCCCAAATCTACGCTGGAAAAGCCGCCCTCAGCCGAGCTGCGGCCTGACCAGAAAGACAGCGATGCGCTGCCGGCATACGATGTTCTGGACGCAATCCTCGAAGACTATATTGAAGACAACAAAACTGCCGCCCAGATTGCCGAAGCACATAAGTTCGATATCAAGTTTGTGCAGAAGATCATCAGCATGGTTGAGCGCAACGAGTTTAAGCGCCAGCAGGCCGCCCCCACGCTCAAGATTTCAGAAAAGGCTTTTGGTTTAGGACGCCGTTTCCCAATTGCAGCCAAAATTCAGATATAAAAATAAAACCAGTACAATCACAATATGGCTTCATCTACAGAAAAAAGCAGCCGTGCGCTGAGTGGAAAGTCTGTGTTAATCACCGGCGCTGCCAAGCGCATTGGCCGCACTTGTGCTCTGGCCATAGCGGAAGCTGGCGCGGATGTGGCGATTACCTACCTGCGCTCGCGTACCGAGGCGCAAAAAACGGCGCGAGAAATTGCTCAGCATGGCGTGCGTGCACTGGCCATACGGTGCGACGTCCGCGAAGAAAGCAGCGTGAAAGCGGCGGTCAAAGAAGTAATTGTGGAACTCGGCCGGCTCGACGTGCTGGTTAACAACGCCGCTTTTTATGAGACTGCCGAAGTTGACGAGATTACTATCGAGCAATGGGACAACATGTTTGCCACCAACACGCGTGGCCCCTTTTTGTTTTCCCGTGCAGCGGCGCCCGAATTGCGCAAGCGCCGTGGACGCATCATTAATATTGGCTCGCTCGGCGGGCTGCGTCCCTGGACCTCGCACGCGCACTACTGCGAGTCGAAGGCTGCTCTGCATATGCAGACCCGCGTCCTGGCCAAGTCATTTGCGCCAAACATCGCCGTAAACTGCGTCGCCCCCGGATTAATTGATTCCGGCGAAGAAAGTTCCAACGCCTTTATGAAAAAGATGGCAGTCAAGACTCCCATGCGCCGCAACGGCACTGCGGCCGACGTCGCCGCTGCGGTGCTAATGATGGCACTCGCCCCGCACTTCGTTACGGGACAAATTCTCGCCGTGGATGGTGGTTTGGAGTTGGTGTGAGGTCAGAAGCCGATATCTGAGCGCAAGTAGAGACGTAGCATGCTACGTCTCTACGCAATGGCTAGTACTCTATCGTCCGCTCGATTGCACTCATGATCTTCTCAACCGATGGCATGTAGAACTTCTCCAGCGGCGCGGCAAAGGGAATTGCGGGGACATCAGGTGCGGTCACGCGTGCGATGGGGGCATCGAGGCAATCGAAGGCTTCTTCCGCAACGATGGCTGAAATCTCCGAACCAATGCCGAGCGTGCGGTGATCTTCCTGCACGATCACCAGCCGGCTGGTTTTCGCCACCGATTCCAGGAAGCTGTCTTTATCAATCGGAGACAGCGTGCGCAGGTCAATCACTTCCACGCTCACGCCTTTTTCCTGCATTTTTTCCGCCGCCTGCAGAGTGAGCTGCATGGTGTAGCCGTAAGAAACTGCGGTGACATCTTTGCCCTCGCGGCGCACAATGGCCTTTCCAATGGGCACAACGAAGTCGTCTTCGGGAATCTCTTCTTTCATCGAGCGGTAGAGCTTCTTGTGCTCAAAATAAATTACGGGATTGTCGTCGCGGATCGCGGCTTTCAGCAACCCCTTGGCGTCGTACGGAGTCGAGGGCGCCAGCACAATCAGCCCGGGCTCGTGGATGAACCATGTTGTATTGGTCTGCGAGTGATACAGCCCACCGCTTACGCCTCCGCCATAACAGACGCGCAGCGTGATCGGGCATGTCTGCGTGCCGGCGCTGCGATAGCGTAGCTTGGCGGCCTGTTGTGTAAGGGCGTCCATGGCTGGCGTGATGAAATCGGAAAATTGAATTTCCGGCACCGGCCTCATGCCCACCATGGCCGCGCCGATGGAAGAGCTGACAATAATGCCTTCCGCCAGCGGAGAATCAATCACCCGCTCCGGGCCAAACTCCTCGAGCAGACCTTTGGTCGCTTTGAAGGCGCCGCCCATGACGCCCACGTCTTCGCCGATGATGTACACGCGCTCATCGCGCCGCATCTCTTCCGTCAGGGCGGTGTTGATCGCGTCAATATAAGTCGAAAGTGCCATTTTGTATGAGTTCCTTATTATTTTTACTTATTCGCGGGTGTGGTTGCCGAACTGGTCCAGGTCTTGCGATTCAGCTCGCGCTCGCGGATGCTGAAGCTGTACACATGGTCCAAACACTCTTCCGGCTCGGCGTAAGGTGACTTCTCGGCAAACTCCACCGCTTCATCAATTTCTTGGTTGAACTGCTGCAGCAGCTCTTCCTTCCACGAATCGGACCAGAGGTTATGCTTGGCCAGATAGCGTTCCATAAAGGGAATAGGATCTCTGGATTTCCAGTACTCGATTTCCTCAGGTGGGCGATAGGTGCCGGGATCAATCATGGAGTGGCCGTACCAGCGGTAAGTCTTGCATTCAATCAGGGTCGGTCCGCCTCCGGTACGGGCTCGATGGATGGCCTCGCGGGCGACCCGGTAAACAGCCACGACGTCGTTGCCATCCACCGTAATTCCGGGGAAGCCGTAGGCCTGGGCCTTGATGCTCAGGTCTTCCACCGCTGTCTGCTGCTTCAGGCTCACCGACTCCGCCCATAAATTATTCTGCACGATGTAAACAATGGGCAGCTTGTACACTCCGGCAAAATTCAGCGCCTCATGCCAGAATCCGAGACTGGTTGATCCGTCGCCGGAAAGCGCCATCACAATGTTGGGCTTCTTCTGCATCTTGTAAGCGTGGGCAATGCCGGTACCGATGTTCAGTTGCGCCGCAATGGTTGAAGATGGAGTGATGACATTCAGCGGGGCGTAGCCGCAGTGCGCCGGTGACGAGCGTCCCTGGTCGGGGCTGGTTTTGCGCGCATATAGTTGTGCGTATAAAAACTTGAGCGGCGTGCCTTTCAGGATGTGGGAGCTGAAATCTCGATGAGAGGGGGCGATATAGTCGGCTTCTTCCAGGTCAATAGTAGTGCCGACTGTGGTGGCTTCCTGCCCCACCGCGGGATAATAGTTCCCGGAATATCGGCCTTGCTTGAAAAGAGTGCGCGCCTTTTCTTCGACCGTACGGCACTTCAGCATGTAGGAATACAAACGCTTCAGAATTTCCGGACTCAGCGGAGCGGCGCCGTT of the Terriglobales bacterium genome contains:
- a CDS encoding alpha-ketoacid dehydrogenase subunit beta codes for the protein MALSTYIDAINTALTEEMRRDERVYIIGEDVGVMGGAFKATKGLLEEFGPERVIDSPLAEGIIVSSSIGAAMVGMRPVPEIQFSDFITPAMDALTQQAAKLRYRSAGTQTCPITLRVCYGGGVSGGLYHSQTNTTWFIHEPGLIVLAPSTPYDAKGLLKAAIRDDNPVIYFEHKKLYRSMKEEIPEDDFVVPIGKAIVRREGKDVTAVSYGYTMQLTLQAAEKMQEKGVSVEVIDLRTLSPIDKDSFLESVAKTSRLVIVQEDHRTLGIGSEISAIVAEEAFDCLDAPIARVTAPDVPAIPFAAPLEKFYMPSVEKIMSAIERTIEY
- a CDS encoding thiamine pyrophosphate-dependent dehydrogenase E1 component subunit alpha, producing the protein MATKTKERPLALETEPNSRSGNGAAPLSPEILKRLYSYMLKCRTVEEKARTLFKQGRYSGNYYPAVGQEATTVGTTIDLEEADYIAPSHRDFSSHILKGTPLKFLYAQLYARKTSPDQGRSSPAHCGYAPLNVITPSSTIAAQLNIGTGIAHAYKMQKKPNIVMALSGDGSTSLGFWHEALNFAGVYKLPIVYIVQNNLWAESVSLKQQTAVEDLSIKAQAYGFPGITVDGNDVVAVYRVAREAIHRARTGGGPTLIECKTYRWYGHSMIDPGTYRPPEEIEYWKSRDPIPFMERYLAKHNLWSDSWKEELLQQFNQEIDEAVEFAEKSPYAEPEECLDHVYSFSIRERELNRKTWTSSATTPANK
- a CDS encoding SDR family oxidoreductase, whose protein sequence is MASSTEKSSRALSGKSVLITGAAKRIGRTCALAIAEAGADVAITYLRSRTEAQKTAREIAQHGVRALAIRCDVREESSVKAAVKEVIVELGRLDVLVNNAAFYETAEVDEITIEQWDNMFATNTRGPFLFSRAAAPELRKRRGRIINIGSLGGLRPWTSHAHYCESKAALHMQTRVLAKSFAPNIAVNCVAPGLIDSGEESSNAFMKKMAVKTPMRRNGTAADVAAAVLMMALAPHFVTGQILAVDGGLELV